Proteins from a genomic interval of Acidobacteriota bacterium:
- a CDS encoding pre-peptidase C-terminal domain-containing protein encodes MKHTPHSLKQTFRWLFVGLVVVALWLTPGLQASSNPEPVVTSQEAAPSCPPAMQSDPEELQRVARQREAQRARVLLVGRKQELTAIVNLPDALTADKGQIDTLSEWNQKGNQPLQNGFVRLIPEIVSVEIDRTALKAKTAADESGTMLRKVQSDELVTTLKFQIAGAFQIRPCLSNVRLPKGTTIWTYAETGEPQGPVGIDLVTPDGDLWCPTIEGSTVWIEIHIPKAAFSSSETFSFQLSKALETFRLNRKGVPISLEQQRGVFQPLDDSCLQDVTCVQPTQLINNASRGVGRMQFISGGSGFVCTGGLLNDQDTSGFIPYFLTANHCLSTQSEVSSLEVWWDYKTSTCNGTPPSSNSLQKSFGGTLLATSAGSDFTFIRLQSVPANRIFLGWNAGTLGSGVQLFRVHNPGGDVQHYSEHRTVSPTSTCQSLPPSAFLYSEDLVAATAGGSSGSPVLNSSEQVVGQLFGSCGPNPEDNCDRRNRTVDGRFSTTFSQIRQFLEGSSSGGDCTPTAISGNTFSTTASITNSSCTVNFGTYTLPDTGEALGTNRLSNLYSFSGSSGEKVTIGMGSSALDCALVLTIVQGESNTIVAGDDDSGPGTDSQISFTLNTSGTYRIYATSVGTTQTGSYSITFSKQAAGGDCTPTAISGNSFSTTGSITSSSCVVNFGSYALPDSGETLGTNRLSVLYSLSGASGEKVTIGMDSSALDCALVLTIVQGESNTIVAGDDDSGPGTDAQITFTLTTTGTYRIYATSVGSTQTGSFTFSFSKQPASGGCTPTAISGNSFSTTGTINSSSCAVNFGSYTLPDSGEPLGTNRLSNVYSFSGASGDRVTITMGSATLDCALVLTMVTADSNTIVAGDDDSGPSVDSQITFTLNTAGNYQIYAASVGSTQTGSYSFSFSRQTSGGTCTYSLSPASREFSASGGSGQVSVTVTAGTNCTWTAQSNDSWIVLSNTGGTGSGAVNYTVQTNTSASSRTGTITIANQTHTVTQSGAAGCAFSISPSSRQFAQAGGSGSVSITVTAGTNCNWTAQTNDSWIVLSNTGGTGNGTVNYTVQANSTGNNRTGTIFVAGQTHTVSQTGGDTTPPTVNVVFPRTGDTITASTILTIGWVSTDNIGVTSQGIDLSTNGGSSFGITVATGLSGAVTSFDFSVPSTLTTTSALVRVTARDAAGNQGSGTSGIFTIAQPVDTTPPTVTVTAPTGKKIFRGTSFLTAWVSQDTGSGLASHDIQLSLDAGATFPFTLATGLSGSTQSINLTVPTSVPKSKTSRIRVIARDVAGNVGQGDSIVLKLK; translated from the coding sequence ATGAAACACACTCCCCATTCACTGAAACAAACCTTCCGCTGGCTGTTTGTTGGTCTGGTTGTGGTCGCCCTGTGGCTCACACCGGGCCTTCAGGCATCTTCAAACCCAGAACCGGTTGTCACCTCCCAGGAAGCCGCACCATCTTGCCCACCAGCCATGCAATCTGACCCGGAGGAACTCCAGCGAGTCGCCCGGCAACGCGAAGCACAGCGTGCCAGAGTGCTGCTGGTTGGACGAAAGCAGGAACTCACAGCCATTGTGAACCTGCCCGACGCGCTCACGGCTGACAAAGGGCAGATTGATACCCTGAGCGAGTGGAACCAAAAGGGCAATCAACCGCTCCAGAACGGGTTTGTGCGCCTGATTCCAGAGATTGTGTCGGTGGAAATTGACCGGACGGCGCTCAAAGCCAAAACAGCGGCGGATGAATCAGGAACCATGCTCCGCAAGGTTCAGTCGGATGAACTGGTGACCACGCTGAAATTTCAGATTGCCGGCGCCTTTCAGATTCGGCCCTGCCTGTCGAACGTCCGGCTGCCCAAAGGCACCACGATCTGGACCTACGCCGAAACTGGCGAACCACAAGGCCCGGTCGGCATTGATCTGGTAACACCCGATGGCGACCTGTGGTGCCCCACGATTGAAGGTTCAACCGTCTGGATTGAAATTCATATTCCCAAAGCAGCGTTCAGCAGTTCGGAAACCTTTTCGTTTCAACTCAGCAAAGCGCTGGAAACGTTTCGGCTCAATCGAAAAGGCGTTCCAATATCACTCGAACAGCAACGTGGGGTCTTTCAACCACTGGACGATTCCTGTCTCCAGGACGTCACCTGTGTGCAACCAACCCAGTTGATCAACAATGCCAGCCGGGGTGTCGGCAGAATGCAATTTATCAGCGGCGGGAGCGGCTTTGTGTGTACGGGTGGGTTGCTCAATGACCAGGACACAAGCGGATTTATTCCCTACTTTCTGACCGCCAATCACTGTCTTTCAACTCAAAGCGAAGTCTCGTCACTTGAAGTCTGGTGGGATTACAAAACTTCGACCTGCAACGGGACACCGCCGTCATCCAATTCATTACAAAAGAGTTTTGGCGGAACGCTGCTCGCAACCAGTGCCGGCAGCGATTTTACTTTTATCCGCCTGCAAAGCGTTCCCGCCAACCGAATTTTTCTGGGCTGGAATGCCGGCACCCTTGGCTCAGGCGTCCAGCTTTTCCGGGTGCACAACCCTGGCGGCGACGTGCAGCACTATTCCGAACACCGCACCGTTAGCCCAACCAGCACCTGTCAATCGCTCCCACCGAGCGCGTTTCTCTATTCTGAAGACCTTGTTGCGGCCACGGCTGGCGGGAGTTCGGGTTCGCCAGTTTTGAACAGTTCAGAACAGGTCGTTGGTCAGTTGTTTGGCTCATGTGGCCCGAATCCGGAAGATAACTGTGACCGCCGCAATCGAACCGTGGACGGACGCTTTAGCACGACGTTTTCTCAAATTCGCCAGTTTCTCGAAGGGTCCAGCAGTGGGGGTGATTGCACGCCGACAGCGATTTCAGGCAATACTTTTTCCACAACTGCATCAATTACAAATTCTTCCTGTACTGTAAATTTTGGCACCTATACGTTACCTGATACCGGCGAAGCACTTGGGACCAACCGGTTAAGCAACCTGTATTCATTTAGCGGGTCAAGCGGTGAAAAAGTCACGATTGGTATGGGTTCATCCGCGCTGGATTGTGCGCTGGTGCTCACGATTGTTCAGGGCGAATCCAACACAATTGTGGCCGGAGACGATGATTCCGGTCCAGGGACTGATTCACAAATCTCTTTTACACTCAATACTTCCGGCACATATCGCATTTATGCCACATCGGTCGGTACAACCCAGACCGGCTCATATTCGATCACTTTTTCAAAACAGGCGGCTGGAGGCGATTGCACTCCGACAGCAATTTCAGGCAACAGTTTTTCAACCACAGGTTCAATCACATCGTCATCCTGTGTCGTGAATTTTGGCAGTTATGCACTGCCCGATTCCGGTGAAACGCTCGGGACTAACCGGCTCAGTGTGTTGTATTCATTGAGCGGCGCCAGCGGCGAGAAAGTCACGATTGGCATGGACTCGTCAGCGTTGGATTGCGCGCTGGTGCTCACAATTGTTCAGGGCGAATCCAACACAATTGTGGCCGGAGACGACGATTCCGGCCCAGGTACGGATGCTCAAATTACATTCACGCTGACCACGACTGGAACCTATCGAATTTATGCGACGTCAGTCGGTTCAACTCAAACGGGTTCATTCACGTTCAGCTTTTCCAAACAACCAGCCAGCGGCGGATGCACGCCGACGGCGATTTCCGGCAATAGTTTTTCGACCACGGGAACCATCAATTCCTCGTCGTGTGCGGTCAATTTTGGCAGCTACACCTTGCCGGATTCCGGCGAACCACTTGGCACGAACCGCTTGAGCAACGTGTATTCGTTCAGCGGCGCCTCGGGCGACCGAGTGACAATTACAATGGGTTCGGCCACGCTTGATTGTGCGCTGGTGCTCACAATGGTGACTGCCGATTCGAACACAATTGTGGCCGGTGACGATGATTCCGGTCCAAGCGTTGATTCCCAGATTACATTTACCCTGAATACGGCTGGAAATTACCAGATTTATGCGGCTTCGGTGGGTTCCACTCAGACAGGGTCGTACTCCTTCAGCTTTTCAAGGCAAACTTCGGGCGGCACCTGTACTTACAGCCTGTCACCTGCCAGCCGTGAATTTTCAGCCAGCGGCGGCAGCGGGCAGGTTTCGGTGACGGTCACGGCAGGCACGAACTGTACCTGGACGGCTCAGAGCAATGATTCGTGGATTGTACTTTCAAACACGGGCGGCACAGGCAGCGGAGCGGTCAACTACACGGTTCAAACAAACACGTCTGCCAGCTCGCGAACGGGCACCATTACAATTGCCAATCAGACCCACACCGTGACTCAAAGCGGGGCGGCTGGATGCGCCTTCTCAATTTCACCGTCAAGCCGGCAGTTTGCGCAGGCTGGCGGGTCAGGGTCGGTCTCAATCACGGTGACGGCTGGGACAAACTGTAACTGGACCGCCCAAACCAACGACTCCTGGATTGTACTTTCAAACACCGGCGGAACTGGGAATGGAACGGTCAATTACACAGTTCAGGCCAATTCAACTGGAAATAACCGAACTGGAACAATTTTTGTCGCCGGACAAACCCACACCGTCTCACAAACCGGAGGCGACACGACACCGCCGACAGTCAACGTCGTCTTCCCACGCACCGGAGACACCATCACAGCCAGCACCATTTTGACGATTGGCTGGGTTTCAACCGACAACATCGGCGTCACCAGCCAGGGCATTGACCTTTCGACCAATGGCGGTTCAAGTTTTGGCATTACAGTGGCCACCGGCTTGAGCGGAGCAGTCACGTCATTTGATTTCAGCGTGCCGTCAACCCTGACGACCACTTCGGCACTGGTCCGGGTCACGGCTCGCGACGCAGCCGGGAACCAGGGCAGTGGGACGTCAGGAATTTTCACCATTGCGCAACCGGTTGATACCACGCCGCCTACGGTCACAGTGACAGCACCCACCGGCAAGAAAATTTTCCGAGGCACCAGCTTCCTGACAGCGTGGGTGTCACAGGACACGGGTTCAGGTCTCGCCAGTCACGACATTCAACTCTCACTCGACGCCGGAGCGACCTTCCCGTTTACGCTGGCAACTGGTCTCAGTGGCTCAACCCAGTCTATCAACCTCACGGTGCCGACTTCGGTGCCAAAATCGAAGACTTCCCGCATCCGGGTCATTGCCCGCGACGTTGCCGGTAACGTCGGCCAGGGAGATTCAATTGTATTGAAGCTGAAATAA
- a CDS encoding tetratricopeptide repeat protein — protein sequence MSSEIFLHIKLIELGNGLAELRYFFNNPNAYQSRQLKLAALEPLITTAETDYYTVRPADLEQTGQKLFNWLDEADRFLARAIAKTPVNQLLVLAISTTGKLGHLPWETLHDGKSFLVESQSPRIVPVRWTDKTATGYAPANRPLRVLFMATSPQDSTSPLDFEREEALILDATSKKPLILTVEESGNLGELHETMTAFPADELDVFHLTGHATHTKDGPQFLMESDIGTTELATGAKIAQALHHKPKLVFLSGCKTGQAMKAGDVPSMAETLLNHGFTAVLGWGRSVLETDASQAAAALYHELSAGESPTHAVSATYKKLIEEKARDWHLLRLYVVGGIPQPLVTPLKTKGRKAAVPASVATRFLDADHKIKVPKREDFVGRRRVLQRCLKVLKYETDKRGVVLHGTNGLGKSSLAARMCDRLHEEFTLVAWFGKIDQRSLVNKLSEHIQNKGLRDTLLDQGTELKFKLWPVFEQIEKPFLLVLDDFEQNFEMTNGTLNWRDGLPVLSVDAVDILKALAFAIDKTNGRHRVIVTSRYEFAIEEASQFHVEPALDGLRDADWRKKIRRLEAGKTIPDALKGARDHAICVADGNPRLLEWLFKLLTTPGPDLTAILAEMDKKEAEFRESILAAELLKQQSPVLRQVLARAVVFDHPVPSAAITAICDDLSTVDQHLERAAALGLIEITLFPGDEPFYRVPRILLPLLKPEQPADQKDLCQKATAALYQFWWKSDKGVTEPQALEIHRLAIAGQEKEIAVKLAISLSRNWVNASRFQEAVSLCETTLNLVPDAFPILHSLARAEATLGNVEEALTHYQTALRNCPAEEFKEKSAILHNSANLERTQGRIEEALAFNHQSLEFNERSGNVLGKAATLHQMAGLFAQQGRVAEALDLYHQSLELQERIKDVLGQAATLHQMAGLFAQQGRVEEALALYHQSLKLKERIDDVQGKAITMAMMAQLLAQKGEFQTAIVYLQESQAILRQIKSPDAEQVGRTLMRIVWKRLKPCTVKRKCGNLSRPWNRVMVKRSRRYLTW from the coding sequence ATGTCGTCAGAAATCTTCCTTCATATCAAACTGATTGAACTGGGCAATGGATTGGCTGAACTGCGGTATTTTTTCAACAATCCAAACGCTTACCAGTCCCGTCAGCTCAAACTGGCTGCACTTGAACCGCTCATCACGACGGCGGAAACGGATTACTACACCGTGCGCCCCGCCGATTTGGAGCAGACGGGTCAGAAGCTCTTCAACTGGCTTGACGAAGCTGACCGATTTTTGGCCAGAGCGATTGCCAAAACACCGGTGAACCAGTTGCTGGTGCTGGCGATTTCGACCACGGGAAAACTCGGTCATCTGCCGTGGGAGACGCTCCACGATGGCAAGAGCTTTCTGGTCGAAAGCCAAAGCCCGCGCATTGTGCCGGTTCGCTGGACTGACAAAACCGCAACGGGCTATGCGCCAGCCAATCGGCCCTTGCGGGTCTTGTTTATGGCAACTTCGCCGCAGGACAGCACGTCGCCGCTTGATTTCGAACGCGAAGAAGCCCTCATCCTCGACGCCACCAGCAAAAAGCCGTTGATTCTGACGGTTGAAGAAAGCGGCAACCTTGGTGAACTTCACGAAACAATGACGGCTTTTCCCGCTGACGAGTTGGACGTCTTTCACCTCACTGGACACGCAACGCACACCAAAGACGGTCCACAATTCCTGATGGAATCAGACATTGGCACGACCGAACTTGCAACCGGCGCGAAGATTGCCCAGGCACTCCACCACAAACCCAAACTGGTCTTTCTTTCTGGCTGCAAGACGGGACAGGCGATGAAAGCCGGAGACGTGCCGTCAATGGCCGAAACTCTGCTCAATCACGGGTTTACGGCGGTGCTCGGCTGGGGGCGTTCGGTACTTGAAACCGATGCCAGCCAGGCCGCCGCCGCGCTCTATCACGAACTCTCCGCCGGAGAAAGTCCAACCCACGCTGTGTCAGCCACTTACAAAAAGCTGATTGAAGAAAAAGCGCGTGACTGGCATTTGCTCCGGCTGTATGTGGTTGGTGGCATTCCCCAGCCACTCGTGACGCCGCTCAAAACCAAAGGCCGAAAAGCAGCCGTGCCAGCGTCCGTCGCCACCCGGTTTCTGGATGCCGACCACAAAATCAAAGTTCCAAAGCGCGAAGACTTCGTTGGCCGACGGCGCGTGCTGCAACGCTGTTTGAAAGTGCTCAAGTATGAAACCGATAAGCGGGGTGTGGTGCTTCACGGAACGAACGGTTTGGGCAAAAGCAGTCTCGCCGCCCGGATGTGCGACCGATTGCACGAAGAGTTCACCCTCGTGGCCTGGTTTGGAAAAATTGACCAACGCTCCCTGGTCAACAAACTCTCTGAACACATTCAAAATAAAGGGCTTCGCGATACACTGCTTGATCAAGGAACCGAACTGAAGTTCAAGCTGTGGCCGGTTTTTGAACAAATCGAAAAACCGTTTTTGCTGGTGCTGGATGATTTTGAGCAGAATTTTGAAATGACCAATGGAACCTTGAACTGGCGTGACGGGTTGCCGGTGCTCTCGGTTGATGCGGTTGATATCTTGAAAGCCCTTGCCTTTGCGATTGACAAAACCAACGGACGTCACCGTGTGATTGTCACCAGTCGCTATGAATTTGCGATTGAAGAAGCCTCCCAGTTTCACGTTGAACCAGCTCTGGATGGCCTGCGCGATGCCGACTGGCGGAAAAAGATTCGCCGTCTGGAAGCTGGAAAAACCATTCCGGATGCGCTCAAAGGCGCTCGCGACCACGCCATCTGTGTGGCTGATGGCAATCCGCGCCTGCTCGAATGGCTCTTCAAATTGCTGACTACGCCGGGGCCTGACCTGACAGCCATCCTGGCCGAGATGGATAAAAAAGAAGCTGAGTTCCGGGAAAGTATTCTGGCAGCGGAACTTCTCAAACAACAATCACCAGTGCTTCGGCAGGTTCTGGCACGAGCCGTGGTTTTTGACCATCCCGTTCCATCAGCAGCGATTACCGCCATCTGTGATGATCTTTCCACCGTTGACCAGCACCTGGAGCGCGCCGCCGCTCTGGGATTGATTGAAATCACGCTATTTCCGGGTGATGAGCCTTTCTACCGCGTGCCACGTATTTTGTTGCCGCTGCTGAAACCGGAACAACCCGCCGACCAGAAAGACCTCTGCCAGAAAGCCACAGCAGCACTGTATCAGTTTTGGTGGAAATCCGACAAAGGAGTGACAGAGCCACAAGCCCTGGAAATTCACCGGCTGGCCATTGCAGGTCAGGAAAAGGAAATTGCGGTTAAGTTAGCTATCAGTCTTTCCCGGAATTGGGTCAACGCCAGCCGGTTTCAAGAAGCCGTCAGCTTATGTGAAACCACCCTCAACCTTGTTCCAGATGCGTTTCCGATTCTCCACAGTCTTGCTCGGGCCGAGGCAACACTGGGCAATGTCGAAGAAGCCCTCACCCACTACCAAACTGCGTTGAGAAATTGTCCGGCGGAAGAATTCAAAGAAAAATCTGCCATTCTCCACAATTCAGCTAACCTGGAACGAACTCAAGGTCGGATCGAAGAGGCCCTCGCCTTCAACCATCAGTCATTGGAATTCAACGAACGCAGCGGCAATGTTTTGGGCAAAGCCGCCACCCTGCACCAGATGGCCGGCCTCTTCGCCCAGCAAGGTCGGGTCGCCGAGGCCCTTGACCTCTACCACCAGTCATTGGAACTCCAAGAACGTATCAAGGACGTCTTGGGTCAGGCCGCCACGCTGCACCAGATGGCTGGCCTCTTCGCCCAGCAAGGTCGGGTCGAGGAGGCCCTCGCCCTCTACCACCAGTCGTTGAAACTCAAAGAACGCATCGACGACGTCCAGGGCAAGGCCATTACGATGGCGATGATGGCTCAACTCCTGGCACAAAAAGGGGAATTTCAAACGGCTATTGTTTATTTGCAGGAATCACAGGCCATTCTGAGACAGATCAAATCCCCAGATGCCGAGCAAGTAGGCCGGACATTGATGCGGATTGTTTGGAAGCGATTGAAACCCTGCACGGTGAAGAGAAAGTGCGGGAATTTATCGCGGCCCTGGAATCGGGTGATGGTGAAACGATCCAGACGATATTTAACCTGGTGA
- a CDS encoding Uma2 family endonuclease — translation MSTPTQTPLQTEHLVVLSNVTWATYKQLSADLGDNRATHLAFLQGNLEIMSPSRLHEQLAQFLTRIVILLAESFKQPIEACGAMRLEREDVAISAEPDGSFYLANEPLIRRKKALDFTIDPAPDLIIEIDISSGSLAKFAIYEAFRIPEIWRYDERKGFTMYVLSEAGYVPTEQSATFTEITRSEIQPLISECQKNGQTAAIKKFQSWLKLKKKQRKKTS, via the coding sequence ATGTCTACACCAACTCAAACTCCACTTCAAACCGAGCACCTGGTGGTTCTATCCAATGTGACCTGGGCTACCTATAAGCAGTTGAGTGCTGATTTGGGAGACAATCGGGCAACACATCTGGCCTTTCTTCAAGGCAACTTGGAAATTATGAGCCCATCACGGTTGCACGAACAACTTGCCCAGTTTCTCACTCGAATTGTCATTTTACTGGCGGAAAGCTTCAAGCAACCGATTGAAGCCTGTGGCGCAATGAGGCTGGAACGAGAGGATGTAGCAATTTCGGCGGAACCAGACGGCTCGTTTTATCTAGCCAATGAACCGCTCATTCGTCGGAAAAAAGCGTTGGATTTTACGATTGACCCGGCGCCTGATCTCATCATTGAAATTGATATCAGCAGCGGTTCACTGGCCAAGTTTGCCATTTATGAAGCGTTCCGCATTCCAGAGATCTGGCGCTATGATGAACGAAAAGGCTTCACGATGTATGTTCTTTCTGAGGCTGGATATGTGCCAACTGAACAAAGCGCAACCTTCACGGAAATCACACGCAGTGAGATTCAACCACTGATTTCCGAGTGTCAGAAGAATGGCCAAACGGCTGCTATCAAAAAGTTTCAATCCTGGCTCAAACTGAAGAAAAAACAGAGAAAGAAAACCTCATGA
- a CDS encoding class I SAM-dependent methyltransferase: protein MIMPALSPMEAEQLKAQVRDFWNHNPCGLKFANVEFGTREFFDAIEAHRYATEGHIKEVVDFPRWKDKKVLEIGCGLGTDALQFARAGADYLGVDLTETAAQTTERRLRMYGVPGRTQVADAERLPFADNTFDLVYSHGVLHHTPDTEQAIHEVHRVLRPGGTAMVMLYHRNSYNYYGNILFFRRLGAQLFRFSWGPKLANLLTGEDLDRLKELQHRMKQDPKRFFSTEEFLNQNTDGVGNPLARVYSRAEVRRIFSMFSQVKTEVHFLNKRWLPLIGPLLPRFIELPLAHRIGWHLWIIGEK, encoded by the coding sequence ATGATTATGCCTGCTCTTTCACCAATGGAAGCCGAACAGCTTAAAGCCCAGGTTCGTGACTTCTGGAATCACAACCCGTGCGGACTCAAATTTGCCAATGTCGAATTTGGCACCCGCGAATTTTTTGACGCGATTGAAGCCCACCGCTACGCGACCGAAGGCCACATCAAGGAAGTCGTTGATTTCCCGCGCTGGAAGGACAAAAAAGTCCTTGAAATCGGATGCGGGCTGGGAACGGATGCGCTCCAGTTTGCTCGTGCCGGTGCTGATTACCTTGGCGTAGATCTCACCGAAACCGCCGCTCAAACCACCGAACGACGTCTGCGGATGTATGGCGTTCCAGGCCGCACCCAGGTTGCCGATGCCGAACGCCTCCCGTTTGCCGACAACACCTTTGATCTGGTCTATTCCCACGGCGTGCTGCACCACACACCGGATACCGAACAGGCCATCCACGAAGTCCATCGCGTCCTGCGCCCCGGCGGAACGGCCATGGTGATGCTCTATCACCGCAATTCATATAATTATTATGGCAACATTTTGTTTTTCCGGCGGTTAGGCGCACAACTGTTTCGATTTTCCTGGGGACCAAAACTGGCAAACCTGCTCACTGGCGAAGACCTTGACCGGTTAAAAGAGCTGCAACACCGGATGAAACAGGATCCAAAGCGGTTTTTCTCAACCGAGGAATTCTTAAACCAGAACACCGACGGCGTCGGCAATCCGCTGGCCCGGGTATACAGTCGGGCGGAAGTGCGTCGGATTTTTTCAATGTTTTCGCAGGTCAAAACCGAGGTCCATTTTCTCAACAAACGCTGGCTTCCGTTGATTGGGCCGTTATTGCCACGCTTTATCGAACTCCCGCTAGCTCACCGCATCGGCTGGCATTTGTGGATTATTGGGGAAAAGTGA
- the waaC gene encoding lipopolysaccharide heptosyltransferase I, giving the protein MLARFNRELPAATSFFPSFHDSRMHILIVKLSSIGDVVHAMPAAAALRASFPEARLTWVVERIAAPLLIGSPMLDEVIVLDTRGWRKRLSDGNTWASIRKQIRELRQFPVDVALDFQGLFKSAGVGILAGATQRIGFSSNALREPACRFGYTRQIEVDNAHHVIENNLVLATAIGADMPVRYEFPFPALDQETATIRTQLERHDIDQFVILNPGGGWVTKLWPAAEYGRLANEIWKRFRVKSIVTCGPGEEKMAETITAASRHAVYFPTTLREFVALVHQAELFVGSDTGPLHLAAACRTPIVGIYGPTAPERNGPFNLNDRTIGLDIPCRLNCHRRTCNNHICMNIPLESVLQAVENRIDTSKFLFSPVPSGQGR; this is encoded by the coding sequence ATGCTTGCGCGTTTCAATCGAGAACTCCCAGCCGCCACCTCATTTTTTCCCTCGTTCCACGATTCACGAATGCACATTTTGATCGTCAAACTCAGCAGTATTGGAGATGTTGTTCACGCCATGCCGGCAGCCGCAGCGTTGCGGGCCAGTTTTCCCGAGGCGCGCCTGACCTGGGTCGTCGAGCGCATTGCGGCGCCGCTTCTGATTGGTTCACCAATGCTGGACGAAGTGATTGTGCTTGATACCCGTGGCTGGCGGAAACGGCTTTCAGATGGCAACACCTGGGCTTCAATCCGAAAGCAAATCAGGGAGTTGCGTCAGTTTCCGGTTGATGTGGCACTTGATTTTCAAGGGCTGTTTAAATCGGCAGGGGTTGGTATTCTGGCCGGCGCCACACAACGCATCGGGTTTTCATCAAATGCGCTCCGCGAACCAGCCTGCCGTTTCGGGTATACGCGCCAGATCGAAGTGGACAATGCCCACCACGTGATTGAAAACAATCTGGTACTGGCCACCGCCATTGGCGCGGACATGCCTGTGCGCTACGAATTTCCATTTCCAGCATTAGACCAGGAGACTGCGACTATTCGCACTCAGTTGGAACGTCACGATATTGATCAGTTTGTGATTTTGAATCCTGGCGGCGGATGGGTGACCAAACTCTGGCCAGCGGCTGAATATGGCCGGCTGGCGAATGAAATCTGGAAGCGGTTTCGGGTGAAAAGTATTGTGACCTGCGGCCCCGGCGAAGAAAAAATGGCGGAAACGATTACTGCCGCCTCCCGGCACGCGGTGTATTTTCCAACCACATTGCGGGAATTTGTCGCGTTGGTGCACCAGGCCGAACTCTTTGTCGGAAGCGACACGGGGCCGTTGCATCTGGCTGCTGCCTGTCGAACACCAATTGTCGGCATTTATGGACCAACCGCCCCAGAGCGCAACGGACCCTTTAACCTCAATGACCGCACGATTGGCCTCGACATCCCCTGTCGGCTCAACTGCCACCGGCGGACCTGTAACAATCACATTTGTATGAACATCCCGCTCGAATCGGTCCTGCAAGCGGTTGAAAATCGGATTGATACGAGCAAGTTTTTGTTCTCGCCAGTGCCTTCGGGGCAGGGACGGTGA